The following are encoded together in the Dyella terrae genome:
- a CDS encoding DUF2931 family protein codes for MNKRHKAASCLWLVLLSALLLPACASEEYSDARIRREARQNCHHWSLGVYTPSYMEAWVEALQVTDDRGRTVEIPQGMATEFGQTEGWSGRGGTGGASIDSAGAPMEVFVRWQSLAEPQTYRWQFTVPNSMRQALVKQEAITWQGHTETSCRHMISIGVAPRGGAPWCGSTASGCLRWK; via the coding sequence ATGAACAAACGACATAAGGCAGCTTCATGCTTGTGGCTGGTACTGCTCAGCGCGCTATTGCTGCCGGCCTGTGCCAGCGAGGAGTACAGCGACGCGCGTATCCGGCGCGAGGCACGCCAGAATTGCCACCATTGGTCGTTGGGTGTCTACACGCCTAGCTACATGGAAGCATGGGTTGAAGCACTGCAAGTGACGGATGACCGAGGGCGAACCGTCGAGATACCACAGGGCATGGCGACGGAATTTGGACAAACCGAGGGCTGGAGTGGCCGAGGTGGTACGGGTGGCGCTTCCATCGACAGTGCGGGAGCACCCATGGAAGTGTTCGTGCGCTGGCAGTCGCTGGCCGAGCCGCAAACCTACCGATGGCAATTCACTGTGCCGAACAGCATGCGGCAGGCGTTGGTCAAGCAAGAAGCGATCACGTGGCAGGGCCATACCGAAACCAGTTGCCGTCACATGATCAGCATCGGCGTAGCGCCAAGGGGGGGCGCACCGTGGTGTGGATCAACGGCATCGGGATGCCTGCGGTGGAAGTGA
- a CDS encoding DUF2931 family protein, protein MVWVARGGTTIDSAGAPMQVFVRWQSLAEPQTYRWQFTVPASVRQALVKQEAITWRGRAETSCRQNISIGVAPGGRTVVWINGIGMPAVEVMRGQAEVEPLGPWQGRGKEYAYPLSGPAKQYIQEHGIPYGSW, encoded by the coding sequence ATGGTTTGGGTGGCGCGGGGGGGAACCACGATCGACAGCGCGGGTGCACCAATGCAAGTGTTCGTGCGCTGGCAGTCACTGGCCGAGCCGCAAACCTACCGCTGGCAATTCACTGTGCCGGCCAGCGTGCGGCAGGCGTTGGTCAAGCAAGAGGCGATTACGTGGCGGGGTCGTGCCGAGACCAGTTGCCGACAGAACATCAGCATCGGCGTCGCTCCAGGAGGGCGCACCGTAGTGTGGATCAACGGCATCGGGATGCCTGCGGTGGAAGTGATGCGCGGGCAGGCGGAGGTGGAGCCGTTGGGGCCATGGCAGGGGCGGGGTAAGGAATACGCCTATCCGTTATCGGGCCCGGCCAAGCAGTACATCCAAGAGCACGGAATTCCCTATGGAAGCTGGTGA
- a CDS encoding DUF2931 family protein — protein sequence MNRWHKAISRLLLVLLSALLLPACASEEYSDARIRREATQNCRHWSMMVGAPRFMEAWVETLEVTDDRGRTVVIPQGMAGSLGQTVGWDGLGGAGGTTIDSAGAPMQVFVRWQSLAEPQTYRWQFTVPASVRQALVKQEAITWRGRAETSCRQNISIGVAPGGRTVVWINGIGMPAVEVMRGQEEVEPLGPDQGQHGGRYVRFSDQAKQYVEEHGIPYGSW from the coding sequence ATGAACAGGTGGCACAAGGCAATTTCACGCCTGCTGTTGGTGTTGCTCAGCGCTTTGTTGCTGCCTGCATGCGCCAGCGAGGAATACAGCGACGCGCGTATCCGGCGAGAGGCGACGCAAAACTGTCGGCATTGGTCGATGATGGTGGGCGCTCCCCGTTTCATGGAGGCATGGGTCGAAACGTTGGAAGTCACGGATGATCGGGGACGAACGGTTGTGATACCGCAAGGTATGGCTGGCAGTTTGGGGCAGACCGTGGGTTGGGATGGTTTGGGTGGCGCGGGAGGAACCACGATCGACAGCGCGGGTGCACCAATGCAAGTGTTCGTGCGCTGGCAGTCACTGGCTGAGCCGCAAACCTACCGCTGGCAATTCACTGTGCCGGCCAGCGTGCGGCAGGCGTTGGTCAAGCAAGAGGCGATTACGTGGCGGGGTCGTGCCGAGACCAGTTGCCGACAGAACATCAGCATCGGCGTCGCTCCAGGAGGGCGCACCGTAGTGTGGATCAACGGCATCGGGATGCCGGCGGTGGAGGTGATGCGCGGGCAAGAGGAGGTGGAACCGTTGGGGCCGGACCAAGGGCAACATGGCGGGCGTTACGTACGCTTTTCGGACCAAGCTAAGCAGTATGTGGAAGAGCACGGCATTCCCTATGGCAGTTGGTGA
- a CDS encoding PAAR domain-containing protein produces the protein MAEKNIIGCCDTTDHGGRVLEGYALMRLDNGHRVAGKGHMVFCPQCNGIFPIEGGVPSLFGYAPAVEGMRTTCGARLIASQNRETLDDEADAATNQRSAPALSESTNTAPISAPPAGTGVSSAAFAVTRPPAEDPVHVVIRIALCDDGTGNNYPNSKAAIEKCSPQAAGLDKHPAIIDQLMAACRKQNNMNDVSYAGGETNVHRLYTLYRETHRLVDAETGEDGRLYVYRRAYIEGIGTRADHKDSIFTFGTGFGPTGVIACAEKAVEAAVAEIKAFFLGNTNIIIDAIEFDLFGFSRGAASSRHVVSLILHGGDQGVMARQLREAGLPLKDGWSGGNKSDLRIRFVGLYESVAAIGIPDNGNNDPVKLHLSDDCADQVVHLTARDECRENFCLNRVKLSRYIEISLPGVHSDLGGGYSMLGWEQSVLTRPEISLENLDQEKYDFATSRELKEMLKVYLDKVATESTAVKRTLDQLREADKLDKDWLIDPELNPPPNSHTWKIQTWTKVVAGRRQTFRGPVSEVKLQVAAALVALRQVRGDYQLITLRIMHALAVRAGVPFAQSPDDVPALTLPDELISIKDKLLAYALNDGKGEIPLIRQEEQWLSRRYLHQSANWNPGDWPPTYDDKTKPNTVVATLPTAWGADLGVLFPMRPADERDRLTYLQKKGH, from the coding sequence ATGGCCGAGAAAAACATCATTGGCTGTTGCGATACCACCGATCATGGTGGTCGTGTGCTGGAAGGTTACGCACTGATGCGACTTGATAACGGGCATCGCGTGGCCGGCAAGGGACACATGGTGTTCTGCCCGCAATGCAACGGCATTTTCCCCATTGAGGGCGGTGTGCCGTCGCTGTTTGGCTACGCCCCGGCAGTGGAAGGCATGCGCACCACCTGCGGCGCGCGTTTGATAGCCTCGCAAAACCGCGAAACCTTGGACGACGAAGCCGATGCCGCCACTAACCAACGGAGCGCACCGGCACTGAGTGAATCCACCAACACCGCGCCGATATCAGCGCCACCCGCCGGTACCGGCGTTTCCTCCGCCGCGTTCGCGGTTACTCGCCCGCCCGCCGAGGATCCGGTGCACGTGGTGATACGCATTGCCCTATGCGACGACGGCACCGGCAACAACTACCCCAACAGCAAGGCGGCCATCGAAAAATGCTCGCCTCAGGCTGCCGGCCTCGACAAGCATCCCGCGATCATCGATCAATTGATGGCGGCGTGCCGCAAGCAGAACAACATGAATGATGTGAGCTATGCGGGGGGTGAGACGAATGTGCATCGGCTGTACACCCTGTACCGCGAAACGCACCGACTCGTCGATGCAGAAACCGGCGAGGATGGCCGACTCTATGTCTACCGTCGCGCCTATATCGAAGGCATCGGCACGCGGGCCGATCACAAGGACAGCATCTTTACCTTTGGCACGGGCTTTGGTCCCACCGGGGTGATTGCCTGTGCCGAGAAAGCCGTGGAAGCGGCCGTGGCGGAGATCAAGGCGTTCTTCCTTGGAAACACCAACATCATTATCGACGCCATCGAGTTCGACCTGTTCGGCTTCAGTCGCGGCGCGGCGTCATCGCGCCATGTGGTTTCGCTGATTCTGCACGGCGGGGATCAAGGCGTCATGGCGCGCCAACTGCGAGAGGCGGGCCTGCCCCTCAAAGACGGTTGGAGCGGCGGCAACAAAAGCGATCTACGTATCCGCTTCGTGGGCCTGTACGAAAGCGTCGCAGCCATCGGCATCCCCGACAACGGCAACAACGACCCGGTCAAACTCCACCTGTCCGACGATTGCGCCGACCAGGTGGTGCACCTGACAGCAAGGGACGAATGCCGCGAAAACTTCTGCCTCAATCGCGTCAAGCTGAGCCGGTATATCGAAATTTCCCTGCCGGGCGTGCACTCGGATCTCGGTGGCGGCTATTCCATGCTCGGGTGGGAACAAAGCGTACTGACGCGGCCGGAGATCAGCTTGGAGAACTTGGATCAAGAGAAATACGACTTCGCTACGTCTCGCGAGTTGAAAGAGATGCTGAAGGTCTATCTCGATAAGGTGGCCACGGAGAGCACCGCCGTCAAACGCACCCTGGACCAGCTTCGCGAGGCGGACAAGCTGGACAAGGACTGGCTGATCGATCCGGAGCTGAATCCACCGCCGAATTCTCACACCTGGAAGATCCAGACCTGGACCAAGGTGGTCGCGGGCCGCCGGCAAACCTTCAGGGGGCCCGTCAGTGAGGTCAAGCTGCAAGTGGCCGCCGCGCTGGTCGCGCTGCGGCAGGTGCGTGGCGACTATCAGTTGATCACCTTGCGCATCATGCATGCGTTGGCGGTGCGGGCAGGGGTGCCATTCGCGCAGTCCCCCGATGACGTGCCGGCGTTGACGCTGCCCGATGAACTGATTTCCATCAAGGACAAATTGCTTGCCTACGCGCTCAATGACGGTAAGGGCGAGATCCCGCTGATCCGCCAGGAAGAGCAGTGGCTTAGCCGCCGCTACCTGCACCAGTCGGCAAACTGGAACCCAGGTGATTGGCCGCCGACCTACGACGACAAGACCAAACCGAACACGGTGGTCGCCACATTGCCGACAGCGTGGGGCGCGGACCTCGGTGTGTTGTTTCCTATGCGTCCTGCCGATGAGCGCGATCGTCTTACTTACTTGCAGAAGAAGGGACACTAA
- a CDS encoding zinc-binding alcohol dehydrogenase family protein: MKAVAYQQMLPITDAQSLIDVELPQPAPQGRDLLVRVEAVSVNPVDTKIRQRVDPAGADKVLGWDAAGTVVAVGADVTLFKPGDDVYYAGAIDRSGSNAQFQLVDERIVGRKPSTLDFAQAAALPLTTITAWEMLFDRLGVPRGSTPRSGVILVVGGAGGVGSMAIQLIRRLTNFTVVATASRPDTQTWATDMGAHHVVNHHGDLVAAVKAVAPQGVDYVLSLTHTEQHYASLVELLKPQGKLALIDDPATPLDIRLLKQKSLSLHWEFMYTRSLFHTEDMQAQHQLLNEAADLVDAGVLRTTLRDNLGTIGAANLRRAHAQVESASTIGKVVLSGW; encoded by the coding sequence ATGAAAGCCGTTGCCTACCAGCAGATGCTGCCCATTACCGATGCGCAGAGCCTTATCGACGTCGAGCTTCCGCAGCCCGCGCCGCAAGGACGCGACCTGTTGGTGCGGGTTGAGGCCGTGTCGGTCAATCCCGTGGATACCAAGATACGGCAGCGCGTCGATCCCGCAGGCGCCGACAAAGTGTTGGGGTGGGACGCAGCGGGTACCGTGGTGGCTGTGGGCGCCGACGTCACGTTGTTCAAGCCCGGTGACGACGTGTACTACGCGGGCGCCATCGACCGCTCCGGCAGCAACGCCCAATTTCAATTGGTCGACGAACGCATCGTGGGGCGCAAGCCCTCCACGCTCGACTTTGCGCAGGCCGCCGCCTTGCCGCTCACCACCATCACCGCGTGGGAAATGCTGTTCGATCGCCTGGGTGTGCCGCGCGGCAGCACGCCACGTAGTGGCGTGATTCTCGTTGTTGGCGGTGCCGGCGGTGTGGGATCGATGGCCATCCAATTGATTCGCCGCCTGACCAATTTCACTGTCGTCGCCACGGCCTCGCGGCCGGACACGCAAACTTGGGCGACGGATATGGGCGCGCATCACGTGGTCAATCATCACGGCGATCTGGTGGCTGCGGTGAAGGCAGTAGCACCGCAGGGCGTGGATTACGTACTCAGCCTCACGCACACCGAACAGCACTATGCCTCGCTGGTTGAACTGCTCAAGCCCCAGGGCAAACTTGCCTTGATCGACGACCCGGCGACACCGCTGGATATCCGTCTGCTCAAGCAAAAGAGCCTGTCGCTGCACTGGGAGTTCATGTATACCCGTTCGCTGTTTCACACCGAGGACATGCAAGCCCAGCACCAGCTGCTCAACGAGGCGGCTGATTTGGTCGATGCGGGCGTGCTACGTACGACGCTGCGTGACAACCTCGGCACCATCGGCGCGGCGAACCTGCGCCGCGCGCATGCGCAAGTGGAGAGCGCAAGCACGATTGGGAAAGTCGTGTTGAGTGGATGGTGA
- a CDS encoding MFS transporter, translated as MNAQDSLPTSGASASDPSRLALLALSVAAFAIGTTEFVIMGLLPEVASDLHVSIPSAGLLVSGYALGVAAGAPLLAALTARMERRNALLLLLGLFILGNALCAVAPNYGVLMVARVVAAFCHGSFFGIGAVVASHVVPRGQAARAIALMFTGLTLANVLGVPFGTFLGQWAGWRSTFAAVTGLGIVAAIAVWRLVPALPDLPSPHMKRELRVLRQPQVLLALLMTVLGFGGVFTVFTYIAPILQQVSHVSVGATGWVLILFGVGTTIGNMLGGRLADWRLMPSLASVLVLLAVIMFAFAWTMHNTIAAIVTVFVWGIAAFATVPPLQMRVVQQASEGPHLASTLNIAAFNLGNAIGAFIGGSMIGMNLGLPSVSIAGAVVALLGLLVTLISAALERRRGATVVACA; from the coding sequence ATGAACGCACAAGATTCCCTTCCAACGTCCGGCGCCTCGGCGTCTGACCCGTCCCGGCTGGCCTTGCTGGCCCTGTCCGTGGCGGCTTTTGCCATCGGTACCACCGAATTCGTGATCATGGGCCTGTTGCCCGAGGTGGCATCGGACCTGCACGTCAGCATTCCCTCCGCGGGCCTGCTGGTCTCCGGCTACGCGCTGGGCGTGGCCGCGGGTGCGCCGCTGCTGGCGGCCCTCACCGCGCGCATGGAACGGCGCAACGCGCTGTTGCTGCTGCTCGGCCTGTTTATCCTGGGCAACGCCCTGTGCGCCGTGGCGCCTAACTACGGCGTGCTGATGGTGGCTCGCGTGGTGGCCGCGTTCTGTCATGGCTCGTTCTTCGGTATCGGTGCGGTGGTGGCCTCGCACGTCGTGCCGCGTGGGCAGGCAGCCCGCGCCATCGCGCTGATGTTCACCGGCCTGACCCTGGCCAACGTACTGGGCGTGCCGTTCGGCACCTTCCTTGGTCAGTGGGCTGGCTGGCGCTCCACCTTTGCCGCCGTGACCGGCCTGGGCATCGTGGCAGCCATTGCGGTATGGCGTTTGGTGCCGGCCTTGCCGGATCTGCCGTCGCCACACATGAAGCGCGAGCTCCGCGTGCTGCGACAGCCGCAGGTGCTGCTGGCGCTGCTGATGACGGTGCTGGGTTTCGGTGGTGTGTTCACCGTGTTCACTTACATCGCGCCGATCCTGCAGCAGGTATCGCATGTCAGCGTGGGCGCTACCGGTTGGGTGCTGATCCTGTTCGGCGTGGGTACCACCATCGGCAACATGCTGGGCGGCCGCCTGGCGGACTGGCGCTTGATGCCGTCATTGGCCAGCGTGCTGGTACTGCTGGCAGTGATCATGTTTGCCTTCGCCTGGACCATGCACAACACCATCGCCGCCATCGTCACCGTATTCGTGTGGGGCATTGCGGCTTTCGCCACGGTACCGCCGTTGCAGATGCGTGTGGTGCAGCAAGCGAGTGAAGGCCCGCACCTTGCCTCCACGCTCAATATCGCCGCGTTCAATCTGGGCAACGCCATCGGTGCCTTCATCGGTGGCTCGATGATCGGTATGAACCTTGGCCTACCTTCGGTGAGCATCGCGGGTGCGGTGGTGGCTTTGCTCGGCCTGTTGGTCACGCTGATCAGCGCCGCACTCGAACGTCGCCGCGGCGCCACCGTAGTCGCGTGCGCCTGA
- a CDS encoding LysR family transcriptional regulator encodes MVDFDDMRLFVRAVTEGSLSAAGRELGLSPAAASKRLTRLETTLGVRLLQRSSRRLVLTEEGTIYFERCQAIIADVDDANSAVGLRQLEVRGQLHISASVDMGRQYIGPIAADFAGQHPQLHLRLTNSDTMLDLFEYGVDVAVRGGSMADSRLVSRLLTSNFRVLCASPDYLERHGHPDSVEALRHHRCLMLHRPGHSVLPWIMQTPEGPRPLRVDAAITCDNGDLMRTLALAGHGIAFKSAWDIAEDVRAGRLVPLKSEVILPDAHIYAIYPSRAYLPARIRLFVDHLQQELKAREQDVLDTVRAAMR; translated from the coding sequence ATGGTCGATTTCGACGACATGCGCCTGTTTGTCCGCGCCGTCACCGAAGGCAGCCTGTCGGCGGCCGGCCGGGAGCTGGGCCTATCGCCAGCGGCCGCCAGCAAGCGGCTGACCCGCTTGGAGACCACGCTGGGCGTGCGGCTGCTGCAGCGCAGTTCGCGCCGACTGGTGCTTACTGAAGAGGGCACCATCTATTTCGAGCGGTGCCAGGCCATCATCGCTGACGTGGACGATGCCAATTCGGCGGTCGGGTTGCGCCAGTTGGAGGTGCGGGGGCAGCTGCACATCTCCGCGTCGGTGGATATGGGTCGGCAATACATCGGCCCCATTGCAGCGGATTTCGCCGGGCAGCACCCGCAGCTTCACCTGCGCCTGACCAATTCCGACACCATGCTCGACCTGTTCGAGTACGGGGTGGATGTGGCCGTGCGCGGCGGCAGCATGGCCGACTCGCGGCTGGTGTCGCGCTTGCTGACTAGCAACTTCCGCGTGCTCTGCGCCTCACCGGACTATCTGGAACGCCACGGACACCCCGACAGCGTGGAGGCCCTGCGGCACCACCGCTGCCTGATGCTGCACCGCCCCGGCCACAGCGTGTTGCCCTGGATCATGCAGACACCCGAGGGGCCACGCCCCCTGCGCGTGGATGCGGCGATCACCTGCGACAACGGCGACCTGATGCGCACGCTGGCGCTCGCCGGCCACGGCATCGCCTTCAAATCCGCCTGGGATATCGCCGAGGACGTGCGCGCAGGCCGACTGGTACCGCTCAAGAGCGAGGTAATCTTGCCGGACGCCCACATCTACGCCATCTACCCAAGCCGCGCCTACCTGCCTGCACGCATCCGCCTGTTCGTGGATCATCTGCAACAGGAACTCAAAGCGCGCGAGCAAGATGTGCTCGATACCGTACGCGCAGCCATGCGTTGA
- the cls gene encoding cardiolipin synthase, with protein sequence MLTTIVGALLLTLHIAGVLAAMHAVMNTRTPQGAFAWALGLVLLPYITLVPYLYLGRSRFHGYVDLHRARRGQIQALADEQLANEDAPPVVTERYGEIARMLGARFHEGQRLRLLVNGDATFEAILSAISGAQRCVLVQFFIIHDDMLGKRMQQVLIDRVRAGVDVCVLYDGIGSHALPHAYVETLREAGVSIHPFATQRRSNRFQLNFRNHRKIVVVDGMRGYVGGLNVGDEYLGLKPPLAPWRDTHLEIEGPAVADLQRSFAEDWHWVTGALPPLLKPLLGEGTAHTLIAATGPADRQETCSLFFVALIHAARRRLWITTPYFVPDQAVMSALRLAVFRGVDVRVLIPSRPDHHTVFLASTLYAHDAIRAGIRVFRYQPGFIHEKVLLVDDDTASVGSMNLDNRSFRLNFEIGALNVDRDFATQVEAMLGNDFAHAHEVTEAEYEKAPYLRRLAMHVARLFDPVL encoded by the coding sequence TTGCTGACCACCATTGTCGGTGCCCTGCTGCTTACCCTGCACATCGCCGGCGTGCTGGCCGCGATGCATGCAGTGATGAATACGCGCACGCCACAAGGCGCGTTTGCCTGGGCGCTGGGCCTGGTGCTTCTGCCCTACATCACGTTGGTGCCATACCTATATCTCGGGCGCAGCCGTTTCCACGGCTACGTGGACCTGCACCGTGCGCGACGCGGCCAGATCCAGGCCCTCGCCGACGAGCAGCTCGCGAACGAGGACGCTCCGCCCGTGGTCACCGAGCGCTACGGCGAAATCGCGCGCATGCTCGGCGCACGCTTCCACGAGGGCCAGCGCCTGCGCCTACTGGTGAATGGCGACGCCACGTTTGAGGCCATCCTCAGCGCTATCAGCGGGGCGCAGCGGTGTGTGCTGGTGCAGTTCTTCATCATCCACGACGACATGCTCGGCAAGCGCATGCAGCAGGTGTTGATCGATCGCGTGCGCGCCGGTGTAGACGTTTGTGTGCTGTACGACGGCATCGGCAGCCACGCGCTGCCTCATGCGTACGTGGAAACGCTGCGCGAAGCGGGCGTGAGTATTCATCCGTTCGCTACTCAGCGGCGCAGCAATCGCTTCCAGTTGAATTTCCGTAACCATCGCAAGATTGTCGTAGTCGACGGCATGCGCGGTTACGTCGGCGGGCTCAACGTGGGCGATGAGTATCTCGGCCTCAAGCCGCCGCTCGCTCCGTGGCGCGATACGCATCTGGAAATCGAAGGCCCTGCGGTGGCGGATCTGCAACGCAGTTTTGCGGAAGACTGGCACTGGGTAACGGGCGCCCTGCCCCCGCTGCTCAAGCCGCTGCTGGGCGAAGGCACGGCGCATACGCTGATTGCCGCCACGGGGCCGGCAGATCGCCAGGAAACATGCTCGCTGTTCTTTGTTGCGCTGATCCACGCGGCACGTCGCCGCCTGTGGATTACCACGCCCTATTTCGTGCCTGACCAGGCCGTGATGTCGGCGCTGCGGCTGGCCGTGTTCCGTGGCGTGGATGTCCGCGTGCTCATTCCGTCACGACCAGACCATCACACAGTATTCCTCGCCTCGACGTTGTACGCGCACGACGCCATCCGTGCGGGTATCCGCGTGTTCCGCTATCAGCCCGGTTTCATCCACGAAAAGGTACTGCTGGTGGACGACGATACGGCCTCGGTCGGCAGCATGAATCTCGACAACCGTTCGTTCCGTCTGAACTTTGAGATCGGCGCACTCAACGTGGACCGCGATTTCGCCACCCAGGTGGAAGCGATGCTGGGCAACGATTTTGCGCATGCCCATGAAGTCACCGAAGCGGAGTACGAGAAGGCGCCGTATCTGCGGCGGCTAGCGATGCATGTCGCCCGCTTGTTCGATCCGGTGCTCTGA
- a CDS encoding MFS transporter: protein MNAHVEPGASGSPLTLRIVQIVLFTFLAYLVIGMQLAVLPPFVHNDLGFGAVLAGLVISTQYVATLLSRGFAGRTSDTAGPKRAALIGLTACAASGVLMIVAALLRGWPMASVAVMLVARLALGMGESCVATGCIMWGIRSVGAQHTAKVISWNGIATYGALAVGAPLGVVLTGALGFASIGVASLLLMVVGLLLAWRRPAVRSEAGERMPMHHVFGRVAPYGMGLALGSVGFGVIATFITLYYASEGWSGAAPTLSIFGVCFVGVRLVLGWTIAHFGGYRTALVSLLVECVGLVVLATANHAGVAMLGAALSGVGFSLIFPALGVVAVERVSASNRGAALAAYSVFIDVALGVTGPLGGWIASGGRYAPMFVVAAAMSLAAALLTGGLFVVYGTKAEG, encoded by the coding sequence ATGAATGCTCACGTTGAACCGGGCGCAAGCGGATCGCCGCTGACCCTGCGCATTGTCCAGATCGTCCTTTTCACGTTCCTGGCGTACCTGGTGATCGGCATGCAACTGGCGGTGCTGCCGCCGTTCGTGCATAACGATCTTGGTTTTGGCGCGGTGCTGGCGGGGTTGGTCATCAGCACCCAGTACGTAGCCACGTTGCTCAGCCGTGGCTTCGCCGGGCGCACCTCGGATACGGCCGGTCCCAAGCGTGCCGCGTTGATCGGCCTGACGGCATGCGCCGCCAGCGGCGTGCTGATGATTGTCGCGGCCCTGTTGCGCGGCTGGCCGATGGCGTCGGTCGCCGTGATGCTGGTGGCCCGTCTTGCACTCGGCATGGGTGAAAGCTGCGTGGCCACGGGTTGCATCATGTGGGGCATTCGCAGCGTCGGCGCCCAGCACACGGCCAAGGTGATCTCCTGGAATGGCATTGCCACCTACGGTGCGCTGGCGGTGGGCGCGCCGCTGGGCGTAGTGCTGACCGGTGCGCTGGGTTTCGCCAGCATCGGCGTCGCGAGTCTGTTGCTGATGGTGGTTGGCCTGTTGCTGGCATGGCGCCGCCCCGCGGTGCGGAGCGAAGCCGGCGAGCGCATGCCGATGCACCACGTGTTCGGCCGCGTCGCGCCCTACGGCATGGGGCTTGCGCTGGGCTCGGTCGGCTTTGGCGTCATCGCCACCTTCATCACCTTGTACTACGCGAGCGAGGGCTGGTCCGGCGCCGCGCCGACGCTCAGCATTTTCGGTGTGTGTTTCGTCGGTGTGCGTCTGGTGCTGGGCTGGACCATCGCGCACTTCGGCGGTTATCGCACCGCGCTGGTCTCTCTGCTGGTGGAGTGTGTCGGCCTGGTCGTGCTGGCCACGGCCAACCATGCCGGTGTGGCGATGCTGGGTGCCGCGTTGAGCGGCGTCGGCTTCTCGCTGATCTTTCCCGCGTTGGGCGTGGTGGCGGTGGAGCGCGTGAGTGCGAGCAATCGCGGCGCAGCGCTCGCCGCGTATTCCGTGTTCATCGACGTAGCGCTGGGTGTCACTGGCCCGCTGGGCGGCTGGATTGCTTCCGGCGGGCGCTATGCACCGATGTTCGTGGTGGCGGCGGCCATGTCGCTGGCCGCGGCGTTGCTGACGGGCGGCCTGTTCGTGGTCTACGGCACCAAGGCCGAGGGCTGA
- the pncA gene encoding bifunctional nicotinamidase/pyrazinamidase, translating into MKPPISSRAALILVDVQPDFMPGGALACHEGDTIVPGIDQLLKRDIFRHVVATQDWHPPGHVSFATSHPGREPFDRIPLYGHAQTLWPPHCVQHTPGAELHPSIDWSHLDTVIRKGDDPRVDSYSGFRENHGPHGKRPSTPLHGWLREQGVDEVYLCGLARDVCVLWTAQDAVELGYRTHVLWDLTRPVSPDTDLSTRVRFDNMGVGVVDSSELA; encoded by the coding sequence ATGAAACCGCCCATCAGCAGCCGCGCCGCCCTTATCCTGGTCGACGTACAACCGGACTTCATGCCCGGTGGCGCGCTCGCCTGCCACGAGGGTGACACCATCGTGCCGGGCATCGATCAGCTGTTGAAACGCGACATTTTCAGGCACGTCGTGGCCACCCAGGACTGGCACCCGCCCGGCCACGTGTCGTTTGCCACGTCACACCCTGGGCGCGAGCCCTTCGACCGCATTCCGCTCTACGGCCACGCCCAGACGCTTTGGCCGCCGCACTGCGTGCAGCACACGCCCGGTGCGGAGCTGCACCCCTCCATCGACTGGTCGCACCTGGATACGGTGATCCGTAAGGGCGACGACCCTCGTGTGGATTCGTACAGCGGTTTCCGCGAGAACCACGGGCCGCATGGCAAGCGCCCCTCCACGCCGCTGCATGGCTGGCTACGCGAACAAGGCGTGGACGAGGTTTATCTATGTGGACTGGCGCGCGATGTCTGCGTGCTGTGGACGGCGCAGGACGCAGTGGAACTGGGCTACCGCACGCACGTGCTATGGGACCTTACGCGCCCCGTATCGCCAGACACCGATCTCTCCACGCGCGTGCGCTTCGACAACATGGGCGTGGGCGTGGTCGATTCGTCCGAGCTGGCCTGA
- a CDS encoding CPXCG motif-containing cysteine-rich protein produces the protein MLEAVLIHCPYCGEAIEILVDGSASSQRYFEDCQVCCRPIDVSVSIDEDGEPQVSVGSEDDA, from the coding sequence ATGCTCGAAGCCGTCCTCATCCATTGTCCTTACTGCGGCGAAGCCATCGAGATCCTCGTCGATGGCTCCGCCAGCAGCCAGCGCTACTTCGAGGATTGCCAGGTCTGCTGCCGACCCATCGATGTCAGCGTAAGCATCGACGAGGACGGTGAGCCGCAGGTCAGCGTCGGCTCCGAGGATGACGCCTGA